The Balaenoptera acutorostrata chromosome 6, mBalAcu1.1, whole genome shotgun sequence genome includes the window GCTCTCCTCACACTACACAGCTGGTGGGCTGCAATGTTTACAAGTGTTGGCGGGAAGGAATGCAAACACCCCTGGACCCAACTGTCCCCCTCCGTGCAATCTCACCCGCAGAAATATAAGCCCCTGGTGTAGATGCTATCCACTGCGGCAGAACACTGCAGGCAAGTGGGGGATGCATTAGGGTACAGCCACTGCTGCTGAGTTAGCAGCGCCCCCTCACCCACAGTGGGGGAGGGCGGCAGGAAGGAGGTACAGAGGCTAGGAATAAGGACTCCGGGGCCAGAGTTCAAAGCTTGAGTTTGTGACTTGAGcatgtgtctttattcctttgtgtctcagtttcctcacttgtgaaaCAGGATATAATACTAGCACCTGTTTCATAGAGTTTTGTTGATTAAATGAGCAACTATGTAGAATGtgtttaaaacagtgcctggcccagaaaGGTGCTACTTAACTATTTGTTAAGTAAATGTCTTAGAGGGATCCCTATGAGCTTATTGTTGAGTAAGAAAGTTAAGATGCCAAAAATCTTGTTGTCTGCATCAACAAGGCCCTataaggagttccctggtggtctgctggttaggattccgtgctttcactgccgtggcctaggttcaatccctggtctaggaactGAGATCCTGGAAACCAGGTGGGGCAtgccacctccccccaccaccaaaaaaaccccaaaaactaaaaccaaaaccaaaaacaaaaaagatcaaGGCCTTATATATGTCTAGGTGTGTCTGGGATTTCATGAGCATAGACAACCGTGAGACACACACTTGGCTGTCAATAAGAATTACCAAAGGAGAacaggggttgggggttgggggcgagggttaagcaaaagaaaaatcatttaaagcctctttatgattattttttattcagttattaaattataatgtataaagaaagtttcaatgattaaaaaaaagaacactaagaCAGAAAAGGATTTCTCTGTCTCCCATGCGGCAGGGGTGGGGCACCCTGCAGTGATATGAAAAGCGGAAGTCCAGCCAATGACAGAGTCTTCTcaacatatttgtttatttcaaaATCAAACAATCTCTGATAAATATTTATCCCCAATGCCtgcaggaaagagggaggggctaCTGGTACTGAAACCCCATCAGTTGTTAAGGGACTGCCTTTTATCTGAGGAAACTTCCCTGGAGGGTTTTTGCAGcaattccccccccaccccccccacccccccaaacacacacacctttCCAGATCTCAGCTGTAGAAAGGGAATCTCCATACTACTTTTTTCCATGCTAGCAGTTGGGGCTAAGAAGGTCATAGACAGAAAAAGTTCTGAAAACTCCAGGACAAATGGGAGTCTTCCATCCACAGGTAGGACAGATTATTGCCCCCTCCGTGGGTGGCTCTCCCATCCATTCCCCAAACAGCAAATCTTCCAAAGGGCAAATCTGATCTTGTCATCCCTCCTTAGAACCATTTTATTGTCATCTAAATGTAATCCAATTTCTTATAAGGCTACAAGGTCCTGCTGGATCTGGCATCCTGTCACCCCAGGGCTCTCTGACTGCGCTCCATCTCCAGGCCTCATGAGGCCAGGATGtcgcctcttccaggaagccttcccaggcTGCCCAGGAACGGTTAGGGTCCCCAGTAGCGTAGGTGCCTGGTTTTTGGCCTATTGCCCCACAATCGAGCTCCCAGATTCGACAGAGCAGAGGCCGCATCCCCGCCGCCCGGGGTCTCTGCGCTGGGTCGGGACGTTTTGGGGCCAGGATTCAGCGACCTCCCTAAGCTGTCCGCCAGTTCTGTCATTCTATCCCGGCTCGAAGCTGGTTCTGGCCTGGAGCAGGGCTGCTGACTGGGACTGGCTAATTTGGGGGGCGCGGCCAGATCCTTGAGAGGATGATGACGAAAAGGAGCGCGTATTTCTCTAAGGCAGAGGACTCGCTCGGGACCGTGCCCCTCATAAACATGAATGAAGCTCTCCGCCCCGCCCCGGGGCCTGCCCCTCACAAGGATGGCGTCCCGCAGATTCTTATTGGTGCCGGTGGGCTTGTTGGGAAACGCTGAGTGGCGGAGGGCGGAGGCGAGTCGGGGGCGGAGCCAGGCGAGGGGCGTGGAGTATTCGGTCCGGGCCTAGCGTGCCGCCGCTTGCATCTCTACTATGTCGCGGGCACGCTGCCACCTGCGCGCGGCTCTCTTCCTGGCAGCGGTTTCTTCGCGTGGTGCAACAACCGGGGTCGCAGCGAGGCGAGTATTGAGCGCGTGGCCTGCGCCACAGGAGCCCGGCATGGAGTATCAGGTATTGGAGGGAGGTCCTGCAATGACACGTGAGCCGGGCCTGAGGCGCTTGGCATCTGGCCTCCGCCAGCTGAGAGAGGGGCCCGGAGCCTGGGACTGGGGGACTCGGGGGGGCGGGGCCATCCTGGATTCCGGAGGTGGGGACAGGCACCAGGAAGTTGGACCTGGGGTACCGgatttgggaagtctgaggctGAAGTGTACCGCGTTAGAGAATGGGAAGGGACGCCGTGTGATAGGACCAAGGGATCCAGTGGCTCAGCTGAGGTCCTGGAGTTCCAGTGTCTCCGGACTCAGAACCAgcagttggggtgggggaggggaaagggattcAGGAGTCCAGACTTGGGAGATCCAGAGTATAGGTCTGGGTTGGCGTCTCTAGGATTCAGGAGATGAAGATCCAAGTGCCTGGAATTGGGGAGCAGGCAGGACTCGGAGCAGTGGGGGTAGTGCAAGAATCTGGAAAACAGAAAGCTTCCTCCTGGCTCTGTGCCAGGGGCCAGTTGCCAGAGACCAGAACCTGATGCTGGCCAGGCAGGTGACACCAGTGTGATGAGAGTGGGTCCTCCAACCAGCCACTGAGGCCCTGAGGGGAAATAAACATCACCCCCActtccaccccaccacccccccaaGTGGAAGTATAGTATAGTCCTGAGGCTATACCTACTTGCCTTCTTGTCTGAGTGACCCTGGCACACCCTTCCTCCCCCTGAGACTCCTCTTCCCCATCTGGTTGCTTCAAGCAACTCTTCTCTGGGTCAGATGTGGAACCCCAATCCTCATGCCCaatcctgggcatggaagcctccAGGAATTCCTAGTTCTAATTCCTTCAGTTCTAAGACCCCAGCCTTCTGTAATTCTGGCCCTGCCCTAAGAGGGGCCCAATATACTGGTGGACCATGGAGAGAATGAGGGCAAAAGCCTGAGAGTGAAGCCTAGAGAGGCCAAACAGGAAGCAAGGATAGCCCGTTAGTCATTTTGCCTGCTTTGCCTGGCACTCCCTGGGTGGGTCTGAACTGccccaggctcccatttctgctaGAACTGGAAAGATGCCACTTCTTTCTCACTGGTGCCTAACCTCTAGGCTGGGGAAACAGGGCTGGCATGGCAGGCCTGGACCCTGGCCCTGGCCACTGGTATGCTGGGTTCCTCTGTCCCTATGGACCCCTAATGAGCCTTAACCTACTACCTGGGGACTCATTGCCAGGATGCTGTGCGCACACTCAACACCCTGCAGACCAATGCCAACTACCTGGAGCAGGTGAAGCGCCAGCGGGGTGACCCCCAGACACAACTGGAAGCCATGAAGTTGTACTTGGCACGGAGTGGGCTGCAGGTAAGGTGGGGAGGGCCTCTGACCACCCCCCCATTCCCATCTGTCTGTGAGTCCTGTGGCTGAGGCGGGGACCTTGTCCGTCTGTCCTAGGTGGAGGACTTGGACCAACTGAACATCATCCACATCACTGGGACCAAGGGGAAGGTGAGCCACAGGACCCAGGGGTAGGACGTGCacttggtggggtggggtggggggggacctgCCCAGACAAGACCTTTTCTTCTAGGGCTCCACCTGTGCCTTCACTGAACGTATCCTCCGAAGCTATGGCCTGAAGACGGGATTCTTTAGGTACTGAGGTACAGAGGGATGTggtgtctcctagctctctggggGGCTCTGGAACCAGCCAGCACCTCAGGGCCAGGGTCACCGCCAGCTGCTCAGCTGCATGTCTCTCTGCctagtgttcattcattcaacaaacattcaatTAGCATTTACCAGTTAGGCCAAGTTTATGGCAATCTTTAATTTTCATAACGGAAAGaaattggggaggggggcagcaaCTTGAATGGATAAACGAAATACACAGTTGGAATAGTcagatatctttttatttatttatttatttatttggccacgcttagcggcacgcgggatcttaatttcccaaccagggatcgaacccgtgccccctgctttagaagtgcagagtcttaaccactggaccaccaaggaagtccctcagaTATCCTTTTATTAACTTAAATTCCttatacagtttttatttattttatttatttatttttatacagctttTAAATCACATAGAAATATTTATCAACTAGGGCATCTTTGCCATAAGGAGCAGAAAACCAGGCTAGTAAGGGCTTAAACAATAAGCGTAGTTTATGACAACTCTGTTGAGACCTCCCAGGTGGGCAGAGGAAGGGAGCCCTTCCGCTGTGCCAGCCTCAGCTGCTGCTTTGCCCTCCAGGCAGCACCCCTTCTTGGTTGCATTCAGGCATCTAAACTCACACCAGAGGATGGGGGCTCAGGGTGGTTAGACATGGGTCTCTCTTCCCTGGAGCTGTACATGCCTTCTTAAGCCTGTCACTGGTAGAGCAGTGGGATTCACATGATGGTAGATTGCTCAGGATGGGGCGTTCAAGATTTTTGCCTCCTTTTATTTTACCAGTTCCATCAAGTGACCTCTGTAAGCATCTGAAACCTGCTGAGTGAGGTCATTTCAGAACAATGTGTTTTCCCTCAATAGTTCTTCATTCAAATTAAAGAAATGGAGTGGATTCATAATACCAGAGGGCCTTTGAGGATTTAAATATAAGCCaacaatctcttccaaaataaTGTTTGGGGTAAAAACCCAGCCTTTGACTTGGGCCCATGTGGCCTCATGGGCCAGTCTGGGGATGCAGCTTGAACACAGCAGATGGGGCCTTGCCCTCAAGGGCAGGAAGACAGACATTATGGGGGCAGATGTTGGCCGAGTAACTGATCGATGTGGGATGGGGGAAGCATGGGGAGCTGTGGGAGCCCAGAGAGCATGCCTGAGCAGTCTGGTGGGGCggggtcctttctcttttttggagGAGCCGTCTTAGTTGAGACCTGTGGAGTGGACCTGTGTATAGGCCTGGAGATAGGaaatttggtggtggtggggggagctgGAGGAACTAATAATAGTCCAGAGGGGCTGGGGCACAGGGAACTACCAAGGGATGTTTGAGAGGTGAGGCCAGTGGCATCAGACCCACCGGGGCCTGGTAGGCTGAGATGAGGAGCTGGGACTCTAAAGGGCAGGGGGAAGCGACAGAAGGGTTTTCAGCAGGGCAGTGACATAGTTAGATTTGTTTTTCTGAAAGACAGGTCTGactgtggggagggggacagcCTGGGGGTCTTGGGAAGGGAGTCCTGATGACCCTAGGTCTCTCGGCAGCTCTCCCCACCTGGTGCAGGTGCGTGAGCGGATCCGAATCAATGGGCAGCCCATAAGCCCCGAGCTCTTCACCAAGTACTTCTGGCGCCTCTACCACCGGCTGGAGGAGACCAAGGTGCCCATGCCGGAGGGCTGGTGGGTGGGCAGGGTAAGGGGCCCGGAGTGGGTGGGTAGACCCAGAGGGCACTGCACATCCCAGGACACCGTCTTCCCCAGGGCAGAGGCTGCAGGGGCCCCGAGCTCTGATGTGACCCTGTCCACAGGATGACAGCAGCTGTGTCTCCATGCCTGGCTACTTCCGCTTCCTCACACTCATGGCCTTCCATGTCTTCCTCCAAGAGAAGGTGTGTGTGCCCGCCACTCCCCAGAACCCTGTGTTCCAGGCCTTGGGAAGGGGAATCTCAGCAGGCTAGGGGCTCCGGTGTGGCATTCGGGAGCCCCTGTACCCCCTGCCATGCCCTCTGATCCTCTTCAGGTGGACCTGGCAGTGATGGAAGTGGGCATCGGCGGGGCTTACGACTGCACCAACATCGTCAAGTGAGGGGGAGCGGCTTGAGGAGAGGGATGGTGGCCGGGAGCCCGGTGGCCGGGGGCAGGGGCATCATGGCTCTTTCATTTCCCCCAGGAAGCCTGTGGTGTGTGGGGTCTCCTCTCTTGGCATCGACCACACTGGCCTTCTGGGGGACACGATGGAGAAGATCGCATGGCAGAAAGGGGGTATTTTTAAGGTGACCAGGCAGTCATGGGGAGGGAGGTACATGGATAGCCTGGGCCCCAAGATTCAGGGAAGTGGGGGCGGGTGTGGCAGGGTCATTTGCATCCTCCTGACTCAGGACGAGGTCTTGGGCATCAGTGGGGTCTGGGTTCTCGTCCCAGCCCTGCATGGGACTGGAACAAGTTAAGCCCCATCTCtggccttagtttccccatcgaGGGGTTCCCAAAGGTTTGATGGGGTGAAGGCTGAGTGGGCCACCCAGAACCAGGGATGTGGGGGCCAGTGATGGGAGATGGAGGACCCTGGGCTCACCCTCCGTGTCTTCCACAGTGTGGCATCCCCGCCTTCACCGTGCTCCAGCCTGACGGGCCCCTGGCAGTGCTGAGGGACCGCGCTCAGCAGATCTCAGTGAGTCTGATTGGAACAGCTGGGTGGGGACGTGGCTGACTGGGGAGGTACTTTATCCTTTggggcctcagtttgctcatctgtgctCGTCCAGCTGGAGGACATCTCGGTTCTAGGAACAGGACTTGGTGGGTTGTGGTTGATGGGGAAAGATGGAAGGGCTGATGGCATCAGGGAGGGCCTGCTGGCAGAGGAGGCAGCAGCAGCTCCCCTGACCAGCTGCTGCCCATCCCCTCTGCAGTGTCCCCTCTACCTGTGCCCACCACTAGAAGCCCTGGAGGAAGGGGGGCCACTGCTGACCCTGGGCCTGGAGGGGGAGCACCAGCAGTCCAATGCCGCCTTGGCCTTGCAGCTGGCTCGCTGCTGGCTGCAGCAAAAGGGCTACCAGGGTAAGTGGGCAGGTGAGTGGGTGGGCAGGGGACATGTGGAACCTGCCTCTGAGGGCCCTTAGGT containing:
- the FPGS gene encoding folylpolyglutamate synthase, mitochondrial isoform X1, giving the protein MSRARCHLRAALFLAAVSSRGATTGVAARRVLSAWPAPQEPGMEYQDAVRTLNTLQTNANYLEQVKRQRGDPQTQLEAMKLYLARSGLQVEDLDQLNIIHITGTKGKGSTCAFTERILRSYGLKTGFFSSPHLVQVRERIRINGQPISPELFTKYFWRLYHRLEETKDDSSCVSMPGYFRFLTLMAFHVFLQEKVDLAVMEVGIGGAYDCTNIVKKPVVCGVSSLGIDHTGLLGDTMEKIAWQKGGIFKCGIPAFTVLQPDGPLAVLRDRAQQISCPLYLCPPLEALEEGGPLLTLGLEGEHQQSNAALALQLARCWLQQKGYQDTGELKASRPSLPGQLPLAPVFQPTSHMQHGLRDTEWPGRTQLLRRGPLTWYLDGAHTTSSMQACVRWFRQALHSRERPGGGSEVRVLLFNSTGDRDSAALLKLLQPCQFDYTIFCPNLTEVSSTDNADQQNFTVTLDQVLLRCLAHQQHWSRLHEDQASPEPGGPAPLLLAPRPAHTHSTSSLVFSCISHALQWISQGRDPVFQPTSPPRVLFAHPVAGSGAIVLQEAAAIHVLVTGSLHLVGGVLKLLEPSLSQ